A region of the Canis lupus dingo isolate Sandy chromosome 8, ASM325472v2, whole genome shotgun sequence genome:
AGCCAACCAAAGCTCTGATCTCCtgggcaggggcacaggcagggctccctgctctggctATTTCTTGGTGCTCTCCTCTGTGGACTTGGTTCCTCAACTCCATGCCTTATAGGTGCCAGCTGACTGCCAGCCCCTCCCTTCTGTAGGTTATTTTATTGGGAAGAATGGCAGGCGTACTCCGTGCctttatctgtttctttctcctaATGCTACCTTCCAAGGAGCCTTCTTAAAGGCTCACTGATCCTCTGCAAGGTGCTGGGGAGTTCATCATTTgcaagtttaaaataaaagggcTAAATTTAGAAAGTGTGGAGCTGGAATGAAAAGAAGTGTGGGATGTGCCTTCCACCCACCTTCCCAGGGCTGAGTGCTTACCTTTACCCTCACCTATGAATCTGAGCACAGATCTGAAGACTCTGTGGGAGCAGAACGGTTTCATCTTGAGGTGCCAGCATGTGGCTGTGTATGCTTGCCAGGTGTGGCCAGGACTGTGTCGAGTGGGGTTGATGCTTGAAGCCCCGCGCTAGGTGGCCCCACCTCTCAACTGCTGCTTAGGAGACCTGCTGACCCTGAagtctgctccttccctctccagccTAGCCTGCGGCCCTCCTGCACCGGGACCGCCAACTGTCATGAGGAGGACTCCTGGGAATCTCATCAGTGTCCCTAGGCTCCAGAAAGGgaaactggcccaaggtcacatggccagcGAGTGGCAAAGCGCAGCCCGGCACTGCCCTGGCTGGGGGTGGAGAAGTGTGCATGGATTGTTAGGAGGGTGGTTGATGTGCAGGTGGGGATGGgccaggggatggaggagggaagcCCACCCTATGGCCTGGCTGGCTACCTGGGTAGATGGAGCTAAGAAAGTAGAGGCAGAGGCCTCACCACAGCCCAGAAGTTTCCATGTAGCAGAACATCCCAGGACAGATCCAGATGGAAACCGGTGGCCCCAGGCTAAACCCTCAGGCAGGCACATGGAAGCATTCATTGAGATATTTCTGGAACTCATCTGTGCCTCTCCACAGGCTGTTTGTTCCCTTTGCCTGAACTGCCTGatgaactcctattcatccttcagcACCCAGCATGAGCCTCCTCTTGGAGACTTGCTTGCTTCCCCCTGGAGCAGCAGGGCCCTTCGTCTCTCTGCGTGGCCTTGAGACAGCATCTGCTACCCCCCAGCTCTGAGCTCCTCATGGGCCACTGTCTCTATGGGCTGCCCAGAGCTGGCATCAGCCGGCCCCCTCATCAAGAAGAGGAGGGAAGCACCAAGTCCTCACCCAAGGGGATGCTGAGGGAGTCACTGACCAGAGCCACTTGCACTCCTAAGCTGCAGTGTCCTGCTGAGCTGGTTTTGAGCCTGGGGAACTTGGGGGGAAAACCAAGTTTTTCCAGCTCAGCCCCACAAGAAGTGGTTTGGGACTGCTTTACATAGCAGTCAAGGTGGTGTCAGCCTGACCCTGCTACTCCAGGTCCTGTGATGGAGCTCTAGACACCCCAACCTGCACTCCAGGTGGCCAGGTCAGCCCATCTGTAGGCCAGAGAAGTCACTGTCCCCACCCAGCCCTGAGCAGGGCCCTCTGGGAATGAGACCCTCTCAGAGCCCTGGCTGTGGCTGGTTTTGGGCTTTGTGAGGTCCGGAGGCcacctgggggggcggggctgcaggTTCTGAGGTGATGATGTGGAGGCTAAAGCCCTGAATGTCAAAGGGCCCTCTCCCAGGCTGCAAAGCCCTCAGggtccccagccctgctccccccgATTCCCTAGACCCCGAGGAGCTAGAGCCAGGAAGAGGCACCCCACCCCCGTTCACACAGCTGATGCGTGGGGCTGACGAGGCTCGGGTTCCCCTCTGGGAACACCTCTGAGTGTCTGCAGTGCCAGGGGCCACGTGTTTCTCCCTGCACCCTCCCGGTTGCTCCCCAGCTCATTCAGGGTCTCTTCCTGTCTGCCCACCAGGAAACTGGGCCCCCAAACGGGAGCTGACTCCCGCGCCTCTCATAGTTGCCTCTGGCTTGGGGAGACTGCTTCCTGGGGCACATCTCCCAGGGAAGGGGGGCCCTGGGCTCTCCTGCAGAGGCAGGACAAGTGCAGGGATGCCGGGAGCCACCGCTGATGCCCACCCTCCTTGGGGTCGCCTGGCAGGAGGCAGACCCTCCCTGGATTCACACGGAGCTGGGGGACACTGGGGGCACCTCAAGGCCCGCACCCAGACCCAGCTCGGCTCTAGCGGCAAGTGCCCAGGCCCTCGGAGGGAGCAGACGTAGAGCCCCGGGAAGAGTGGCCTCCACCCTAGGCCTTGCAGAACCCACGTAGATGTTCAGAGACCTCGACGAGCGCACGTCCGAGATAACCGGGCCCATGAAGAAATGAGGCAGCAAGGGCAGGACCCAAGGGGAACGGTGAAGGAAGTGCCAGACCCGGGCTGACCCGGCTGTGCCCGCATGTTTCGGGAACTAAAAGGCAAGCTAGAAAAGCTCTCCAGGGAACAGGACACCGTTGGAGTGGCAGGGTGGGGTTGTGAGACCAACATCTAGGAATGGAACAATTAATGGGAAACTACAAACCCAGTGGCTGTGTCGGGCGGCCACGTGGACAAAGCAGACAACTTGTGAAGTGGAAGGCGCATCTCGAGGGCTGAGCTCCGTGAGCCCAAGTGCAGGAGACCCAGGAGGGGGTGCAGCTGCGCAGACTTCCCCGGGCAGTCCCAGGAAGAGAGAGGACACAGCATTTAAGAaagttgagagtttttttttttttttttttttttttttaatttttttttttttttgaaagttgagAGTTTTCCAGAACTGATGAAATCCAGCAATCCACAGATACAAGCCTCCCTGTGAATTCCCAGGAAGGATAAATGCACGAGCGGACACCCCTCGGGGAAACTGCAGAAAGGCGGAGGGGAGATCTGAAGGGGCAGGAGAGCAGAAGGGCGGATCACCCCCGGGAACAGCTCCCCACGGACGGCGGGCCACGGCAGCCCCACGCCCAAGGGAGGCCAGGGGGCGGCGCCGCGACCTCCCTCCCCAGCGAGAACACCCCTCAACATGGGGCAAAACAGACATTTCAGAGAAACGAGAGCTGCCCTCGGGACCCTCCAGGCAGGTGCCGAGTCTGAGACCCGAGAAAGGGCAAAGGGGCAGAAATATgtgggggagaggaaaggaatgtCCTGGAAGGGGTGAGAAGAGCGcccaggggtggggacaggggaagCCCTCGGATGCTGGCGGGAGGGACACGGGGTGGCAGCCAGGGCCACACGTCCCCGCGGTCGGAAGGAACAAGCCAGAGCCAAGTCCTTTCCACCGATGTCTTTTATTAATGAACGGAAGTACAGTACTACCTGGGACAGGGCATGCATCGCGGACGACGGGAAAGCAAGCCACAGAAACCGGGAGTCAGAGGGCCTCATTACGTGTGAGGTAGAGCGAGGTGGTGCCGGGGAGCGGGACACTGGGGGACGAGCACCGGCCCCACTCGGGACGACGGACCACGGGAGAGCTGGGGTGGTGTGTCGGTCACACGGCGAGAACAGTTTAAAAACATGTCACATCCCTCCACCCGTTCTAGTTCCCCTCTTCGTGGACAGAGCTTCGGGTTCCCTTGTCACCGGCTCACTGGGGTGTCTCCACGGGACGCCGTCCTTCCCCTCCCAGGGACAGGCCCCACTCGTCCTCCCCCGAAAAATAAAGGAGCTTTGTGTTGAAAACGCCAAGGCTGCCATCCAGGGAGCTGGAGGCCAAGTGCGTTAAGAAAGAccctttttctctataaaaatagTTTCACTTTATAAAAGGGGGGAATGCTCATCTCAGGTGGGGAAGGATGTCGGGTGTGAAAAACGTTCCACcgtgggggggctggggtggaCGAGACGGCGTGGGGGGCCTCCTCTCGggtcgcggggcgggggggggcgggggggggccccGTGGCCGCGGCCTGTTCAGTTGAGCAAGGTTCCGTAGAGCTGGGCCTTCGTGAGGCTGTCCTTGCGGCTGAGCCCCGAGCCACCAGTCCGCGGGAAGGCCGGCTGGGGGCTGAGGCGGGCGGCGGGGTGCATCTCCGGGGACGCCTCCATGGAGCTGGGCTCCAGGGAGTCCCTGGAGCTGTGGGGGCTGTGCTCGGGCTCGGGGCTGCCGCCCGGCCCGCACAGCTGCACCCCGAGCCTCTCGGCGTCCCCCGGGCTGGGCGCGTAGCCGGGCAGCGGGTCGGCCGCGCGGCCGGGGCTCAGGCTCAGGTCGCCGCCGGCGCGGAGGAAGCGAGGCTCGGCCAGGTGGCCCTGCGAGAGGTCGTCCCCCTCGGAGAAGCTGTCGGCCTTGTAGCTGGCGTAGAGGGGGCTGGCGCGGCCCTCGGCCTTCTTGCCGgggctgccgccgccgctgccgtAGTAGCGTTCCGAGAAGCTGCAGGGCGACGCGCGGCCCGCGGCGGGGGCCGGGTACGAGTAGGCGCCCACGTCCTCCACGCTCAGCGGCCGCCACTGGCCCCGCGCGTCCTCCCCGGGGAGCCGGGCCGACCCCGGCTTGGCCCGCAGGCTCCACAGGTTTGGGGGCATCAGGGCCTGCCGCGGGCCCGGGGACGCGGGGAAGCGGAAGGGCTCGGCCGGGTACGGGGACACGGTCCGCGCGAAGCCCGGCGCCACCTCGGCCTCGAGCGGGGCCGCCACGCCGGCCTCGGCCTTGGCGAAGCGCGGGCTGCCCTCgtaggcggcggcggcggcggcggcgggcggcttGCGGTCGAAGAGCTCGTCGCGGCTGTTCAGGTAGATGGCCTGCTGCGAGGCGGTGAGCGTGCTGGCCTGGGCGTGCTCCTTCTCCTCCGACGTGGCGCTGAAGCTCGAGTAGGAGCTGGACGTGGGCAGGGAGGCCGCGTAGCCCGGGAAGGCCTCGTGCCGGAAGCCCGCGGGGAAGGCGGccgcctcggcctcggcctcctcCTCGTCCTCGGCCGCGCTGTCGGTGGAGTTCTGGGCCCGCAGGAAGCCCACGTCGCTCACGGGCGCGTCCACGCTGGGCCGCCGGGAGCGCCGCCGCTCCTCGGGGCAGTAGAGGGCCGTGTCGCTGCAGTAGATGTCGCCCTTGTAGGGGGGCCGCGGGCCCTGCTTCTCCACCCCCTCCCGAAAGGCCAGGTCGCGAGCCGAGGCGTCCGACAGGCGCGAGGACAGGCTGCTGGGGTCGGGCTTCTCCAGCACCTTGGCGATGACGCAGGTGGGGACGCTGTCGGCATAGGCCGGGTGGCAGAGCGGGGAGGGCAGGCTGCAGCCGTGCTTCTCCATGTGCAGGCTCACGCGCTCCTGGAAGTCAGAGGGCAGCTGCAACGGGGCaggagtgaggaggggagggcggggacaGGGTAGTGTCAGCCCGGCACCTGCGGCTGTGACCGTGGCCGACACGTGTGCAGACGGAGGAGGGGGACCGCCCAGGGCCTCTCGAATGGCACCCCTAGAGCCGGCTCCTGGAACCGTGTGTCACAAGCTCCTGAGATTCCCCGAGGgcccccagtcacccccatctcCCCGGCCCCCCACAGCTGGGCTCTGAAGAGCCCCGAGGGTGGCACCAGGGGCTGACCTGGCCCCTCTTGGGGCTGCAGGCCCCTCGTTTCCTCCCACCCAGGGGCTTACTTGCTCTCCCAGCCCCAAGGTCTGTCGGTGGCACCCCTGCCGGGTCACGAGGCCTGGGTGCTCCTGAACAAGACAGACTCAGATGCAACACAGATTGACGGCACGAGCGCCTGGTGCCTCGTGGGATGTCCCGCTGCtgtttgatctattttgagtgtTGCAGGCatggcccaggcccaggggagaGGAGACATGGAACCcccaggcctgggtgggggcagccGGCAGGGGTGGGGGTCCACAGGCCACTGTGGCTTTGGCATCAGGGAGCCCTGATCTCTGAAATGGGTGCAGCCATTGTGCCCAACCGAACCACAGGGTTTCTGTGAGGCTCACCCGGGCCCCTCTGCCCCGTCAGTGCTCAGCGGGTAGGGGGCCTGGAGCAGCCCCCAGAGGAAAGCACGGGGACCCGCAGGCTGTCGCCGCTGGGTGAGGAGGTGTGCGTGGGGGGGTGGCCCCTGCTCCGTAGTCAGAAAGGGCGGGGTACttgcaggagggaggagggccgTGACTCGGGCTCTCCAGCACCTTCCCTTGGGAGGGCCTGTGGGCAAGGAGTCCAGGCAGGCCTGGGGGCGAGGCTGGCCCGGCTGGGGGTGCTCGCGTTACCTCAGACACCTTATGGACCCTGCCGTAGGTCTGGCTGCACTGAAGGAGCTGCGCCGCTAGATTGCAGTCCTTCCTGTAGAGCTCCTGGAAGACAAGAGAAGGCGTTTGGCAGGCTCGCCCCTTGCCACGGTCCTTGCCACGGTCCCTGACACCCGAGGCCCAGTGGCCAACACAGACCGGGTGGGGGGGCAGCTGTGCAGCTGGCAGGGCCTCACGCCCTCGCCTGCAGAACGGGGGCCTCCGTGCTGACCTGGAGCTGCTGGTgcatggggaggtgggggcagcggTGGAAGGAGGGCCTCCGGGGGCCCCCGAACCCCCAGAAGCCCCAGGCACGGAGACCACGCAGGGAAGCGTGTCGGCACAACAGGTGACAGGGAACGTGCCCACAGCCCCTGCCTCCCCGAGTCTCAGACTTGTTCCACGCATCCCCGCTGCTCAAGTGTGGTCTGCTTATGGGGGTGGCTGCAGGGCGGGGTGAGGGCCAGGCGAGGTGGGGCAGGTGGCCTGTGTGACCCAAGGTCCGGGCAGGGACTGGCTCAGctcctgagctgaaaacagatgcaAACAGTAGGACTTGAGGGCATTTGGTTTCATCTTTGGAAAATTTCTGTTGCATGTGCCTGTGGTTGGGCCTTGCACTCCCGCCCCCACCCGGGATCCTCGGCA
Encoded here:
- the BEGAIN gene encoding brain-enriched guanylate kinase-associated protein isoform X6, with the translated sequence MWTGGRRPGRLRRAASAADMEKLSALQEQKGELRKRLSYTTHKLEKLETEFDSTRHYLEIELRRAQEELEKVTEKLRRIQSNYMALQRINQELEDKLYRMGQHYEEEKRALSHEIVALNSHLLEAKVTIDKLSEDNELYRKDCNLAAQLLQCSQTYGRVHKVSELPSDFQERVSLHMEKHGCSLPSPLCHPAYADSVPTCVIAKVLEKPDPSSLSSRLSDASARDLAFREGVEKQGPRPPYKGDIYCSDTALYCPEERRRSRRPSVDAPVSDVGFLRAQNSTDSAAEDEEEAEAEAAAFPAGFRHEAFPGYAASLPTSSSYSSFSATSEEKEHAQASTLTASQQAIYLNSRDELFDRKPPAAAAAAAYEGSPRFAKAEAGVAAPLEAEVAPGFARTVSPYPAEPFRFPASPGPRQALMPPNLWSLRAKPGSARLPGEDARGQWRPLSVEDVGAYSYPAPAAGRASPCSFSERYYGSGGGSPGKKAEGRASPLYASYKADSFSEGDDLSQGHLAEPRFLRAGGDLSLSPGRAADPLPGYAPSPGDAERLGVQLCGPGGSPEPEHSPHSSRDSLEPSSMEASPEMHPAARLSPQPAFPRTGGSGLSRKDSLTKAQLYGTLLN
- the BEGAIN gene encoding brain-enriched guanylate kinase-associated protein isoform X11 — protein: MALQRINQELEDKLYRMGQHYEEEKRALSHEIVALNSHLLEAKVTIDKLSEDNELYRKDCNLAAQLLQCSQTYGRVHKVSELPSDFQERVSLHMEKHGCSLPSPLCHPAYADSVPTCVIAKVLEKPDPSSLSSRLSDASARDLAFREGVEKQGPRPPYKGDIYCSDTALYCPEERRRSRRPSVDAPVSDVGFLRAQNSTDSAAEDEEEAEAEAAAFPAGFRHEAFPGYAASLPTSSSYSSFSATSEEKEHAQASTLTASQQAIYLNSRDELFDRKPPAAAAAAAYEGSPRFAKAEAGVAAPLEAEVAPGFARTVSPYPAEPFRFPASPGPRQALMPPNLWSLRAKPGSARLPGEDARGQWRPLSVEDVGAYSYPAPAAGRASPCSFSERYYGSGGGSPGKKAEGRASPLYASYKADSFSEGDDLSQGHLAEPRFLRAGGDLSLSPGRAADPLPGYAPSPGDAERLGVQLCGPGGSPEPEHSPHSSRDSLEPSSMEASPEMHPAARLSPQPAFPRTGGSGLSRKDSLTKAQLYGTLLN
- the BEGAIN gene encoding brain-enriched guanylate kinase-associated protein isoform X2; this encodes MWTGGRRPGRLRRAASAADMEKLRLRSPWVPSCLGQPRILQGRLARSSPSLWDSALQEQKGELRKRLSYTTHKLEKLETEFDSTRHYLEIELRRAQEELEKVTEKLRRIQSNYMALQRINQELEDKLYRMGQHYEEEKRALSHEIVALNSHLLEAKVTIDKLSEDNELYRKDCNLAAQLLQCSQTYGRVHKVSEERVSLHMEKHGCSLPSPLCHPAYADSVPTCVIAKVLEKPDPSSLSSRLSDASARDLAFREGVEKQGPRPPYKGDIYCSDTALYCPEERRRSRRPSVDAPVSDVGFLRAQNSTDSAAEDEEEAEAEAAAFPAGFRHEAFPGYAASLPTSSSYSSFSATSEEKEHAQASTLTASQQAIYLNSRDELFDRKPPAAAAAAAYEGSPRFAKAEAGVAAPLEAEVAPGFARTVSPYPAEPFRFPASPGPRQALMPPNLWSLRAKPGSARLPGEDARGQWRPLSVEDVGAYSYPAPAAGRASPCSFSERYYGSGGGSPGKKAEGRASPLYASYKADSFSEGDDLSQGHLAEPRFLRAGGDLSLSPGRAADPLPGYAPSPGDAERLGVQLCGPGGSPEPEHSPHSSRDSLEPSSMEASPEMHPAARLSPQPAFPRTGGSGLSRKDSLTKAQLYGTLLN
- the BEGAIN gene encoding brain-enriched guanylate kinase-associated protein isoform X1, with the translated sequence MWTGGRRPGRLRRAASAADMEKLRLRSPWVPSCLGQPRILQGRLARSSPSLWDSALQEQKGELRKRLSYTTHKLEKLETEFDSTRHYLEIELRRAQEELEKVTEKLRRIQSNYMALQRINQELEDKLYRMGQHYEEEKRALSHEIVALNSHLLEAKVTIDKLSEDNELYRKDCNLAAQLLQCSQTYGRVHKVSELPSDFQERVSLHMEKHGCSLPSPLCHPAYADSVPTCVIAKVLEKPDPSSLSSRLSDASARDLAFREGVEKQGPRPPYKGDIYCSDTALYCPEERRRSRRPSVDAPVSDVGFLRAQNSTDSAAEDEEEAEAEAAAFPAGFRHEAFPGYAASLPTSSSYSSFSATSEEKEHAQASTLTASQQAIYLNSRDELFDRKPPAAAAAAAYEGSPRFAKAEAGVAAPLEAEVAPGFARTVSPYPAEPFRFPASPGPRQALMPPNLWSLRAKPGSARLPGEDARGQWRPLSVEDVGAYSYPAPAAGRASPCSFSERYYGSGGGSPGKKAEGRASPLYASYKADSFSEGDDLSQGHLAEPRFLRAGGDLSLSPGRAADPLPGYAPSPGDAERLGVQLCGPGGSPEPEHSPHSSRDSLEPSSMEASPEMHPAARLSPQPAFPRTGGSGLSRKDSLTKAQLYGTLLN
- the BEGAIN gene encoding brain-enriched guanylate kinase-associated protein isoform X10, coding for MEKLSALQEQKGELRKRLSYTTHKLEKLETEFDSTRHYLEIELRRAQEELEKVTEKLRRIQSNYMALQRINQELEDKLYRMGQHYEEEKRALSHEIVALNSHLLEAKVTIDKLSEDNELYRKDCNLAAQLLQCSQTYGRVHKVSELPSDFQERVSLHMEKHGCSLPSPLCHPAYADSVPTCVIAKVLEKPDPSSLSSRLSDASARDLAFREGVEKQGPRPPYKGDIYCSDTALYCPEERRRSRRPSVDAPVSDVGFLRAQNSTDSAAEDEEEAEAEAAAFPAGFRHEAFPGYAASLPTSSSYSSFSATSEEKEHAQASTLTASQQAIYLNSRDELFDRKPPAAAAAAAYEGSPRFAKAEAGVAAPLEAEVAPGFARTVSPYPAEPFRFPASPGPRQALMPPNLWSLRAKPGSARLPGEDARGQWRPLSVEDVGAYSYPAPAAGRASPCSFSERYYGSGGGSPGKKAEGRASPLYASYKADSFSEGDDLSQGHLAEPRFLRAGGDLSLSPGRAADPLPGYAPSPGDAERLGVQLCGPGGSPEPEHSPHSSRDSLEPSSMEASPEMHPAARLSPQPAFPRTGGSGLSRKDSLTKAQLYGTLLN
- the BEGAIN gene encoding brain-enriched guanylate kinase-associated protein isoform X9; this encodes MGRGCGKWCTGTSALQEQKGELRKRLSYTTHKLEKLETEFDSTRHYLEIELRRAQEELEKVTEKLRRIQSNYMALQRINQELEDKLYRMGQHYEEEKRALSHEIVALNSHLLEAKVTIDKLSEDNELYRKDCNLAAQLLQCSQTYGRVHKVSELPSDFQERVSLHMEKHGCSLPSPLCHPAYADSVPTCVIAKVLEKPDPSSLSSRLSDASARDLAFREGVEKQGPRPPYKGDIYCSDTALYCPEERRRSRRPSVDAPVSDVGFLRAQNSTDSAAEDEEEAEAEAAAFPAGFRHEAFPGYAASLPTSSSYSSFSATSEEKEHAQASTLTASQQAIYLNSRDELFDRKPPAAAAAAAYEGSPRFAKAEAGVAAPLEAEVAPGFARTVSPYPAEPFRFPASPGPRQALMPPNLWSLRAKPGSARLPGEDARGQWRPLSVEDVGAYSYPAPAAGRASPCSFSERYYGSGGGSPGKKAEGRASPLYASYKADSFSEGDDLSQGHLAEPRFLRAGGDLSLSPGRAADPLPGYAPSPGDAERLGVQLCGPGGSPEPEHSPHSSRDSLEPSSMEASPEMHPAARLSPQPAFPRTGGSGLSRKDSLTKAQLYGTLLN
- the BEGAIN gene encoding brain-enriched guanylate kinase-associated protein isoform X4; the encoded protein is MGRGCGKWCTGTRLRSPWVPSCLGQPRILQGRLARSSPSLWDSALQEQKGELRKRLSYTTHKLEKLETEFDSTRHYLEIELRRAQEELEKVTEKLRRIQSNYMALQRINQELEDKLYRMGQHYEEEKRALSHEIVALNSHLLEAKVTIDKLSEDNELYRKDCNLAAQLLQCSQTYGRVHKVSELPSDFQERVSLHMEKHGCSLPSPLCHPAYADSVPTCVIAKVLEKPDPSSLSSRLSDASARDLAFREGVEKQGPRPPYKGDIYCSDTALYCPEERRRSRRPSVDAPVSDVGFLRAQNSTDSAAEDEEEAEAEAAAFPAGFRHEAFPGYAASLPTSSSYSSFSATSEEKEHAQASTLTASQQAIYLNSRDELFDRKPPAAAAAAAYEGSPRFAKAEAGVAAPLEAEVAPGFARTVSPYPAEPFRFPASPGPRQALMPPNLWSLRAKPGSARLPGEDARGQWRPLSVEDVGAYSYPAPAAGRASPCSFSERYYGSGGGSPGKKAEGRASPLYASYKADSFSEGDDLSQGHLAEPRFLRAGGDLSLSPGRAADPLPGYAPSPGDAERLGVQLCGPGGSPEPEHSPHSSRDSLEPSSMEASPEMHPAARLSPQPAFPRTGGSGLSRKDSLTKAQLYGTLLN
- the BEGAIN gene encoding brain-enriched guanylate kinase-associated protein isoform X5; translated protein: MEKLRLRSPWVPSCLGQPRILQGRLARSSPSLWDSALQEQKGELRKRLSYTTHKLEKLETEFDSTRHYLEIELRRAQEELEKVTEKLRRIQSNYMALQRINQELEDKLYRMGQHYEEEKRALSHEIVALNSHLLEAKVTIDKLSEDNELYRKDCNLAAQLLQCSQTYGRVHKVSELPSDFQERVSLHMEKHGCSLPSPLCHPAYADSVPTCVIAKVLEKPDPSSLSSRLSDASARDLAFREGVEKQGPRPPYKGDIYCSDTALYCPEERRRSRRPSVDAPVSDVGFLRAQNSTDSAAEDEEEAEAEAAAFPAGFRHEAFPGYAASLPTSSSYSSFSATSEEKEHAQASTLTASQQAIYLNSRDELFDRKPPAAAAAAAYEGSPRFAKAEAGVAAPLEAEVAPGFARTVSPYPAEPFRFPASPGPRQALMPPNLWSLRAKPGSARLPGEDARGQWRPLSVEDVGAYSYPAPAAGRASPCSFSERYYGSGGGSPGKKAEGRASPLYASYKADSFSEGDDLSQGHLAEPRFLRAGGDLSLSPGRAADPLPGYAPSPGDAERLGVQLCGPGGSPEPEHSPHSSRDSLEPSSMEASPEMHPAARLSPQPAFPRTGGSGLSRKDSLTKAQLYGTLLN
- the BEGAIN gene encoding brain-enriched guanylate kinase-associated protein isoform X7, with protein sequence MGSHQSSQASAADMEKLSALQEQKGELRKRLSYTTHKLEKLETEFDSTRHYLEIELRRAQEELEKVTEKLRRIQSNYMALQRINQELEDKLYRMGQHYEEEKRALSHEIVALNSHLLEAKVTIDKLSEDNELYRKDCNLAAQLLQCSQTYGRVHKVSELPSDFQERVSLHMEKHGCSLPSPLCHPAYADSVPTCVIAKVLEKPDPSSLSSRLSDASARDLAFREGVEKQGPRPPYKGDIYCSDTALYCPEERRRSRRPSVDAPVSDVGFLRAQNSTDSAAEDEEEAEAEAAAFPAGFRHEAFPGYAASLPTSSSYSSFSATSEEKEHAQASTLTASQQAIYLNSRDELFDRKPPAAAAAAAYEGSPRFAKAEAGVAAPLEAEVAPGFARTVSPYPAEPFRFPASPGPRQALMPPNLWSLRAKPGSARLPGEDARGQWRPLSVEDVGAYSYPAPAAGRASPCSFSERYYGSGGGSPGKKAEGRASPLYASYKADSFSEGDDLSQGHLAEPRFLRAGGDLSLSPGRAADPLPGYAPSPGDAERLGVQLCGPGGSPEPEHSPHSSRDSLEPSSMEASPEMHPAARLSPQPAFPRTGGSGLSRKDSLTKAQLYGTLLN
- the BEGAIN gene encoding brain-enriched guanylate kinase-associated protein isoform X8, with the translated sequence MPSPSDRASAADMEKLSALQEQKGELRKRLSYTTHKLEKLETEFDSTRHYLEIELRRAQEELEKVTEKLRRIQSNYMALQRINQELEDKLYRMGQHYEEEKRALSHEIVALNSHLLEAKVTIDKLSEDNELYRKDCNLAAQLLQCSQTYGRVHKVSELPSDFQERVSLHMEKHGCSLPSPLCHPAYADSVPTCVIAKVLEKPDPSSLSSRLSDASARDLAFREGVEKQGPRPPYKGDIYCSDTALYCPEERRRSRRPSVDAPVSDVGFLRAQNSTDSAAEDEEEAEAEAAAFPAGFRHEAFPGYAASLPTSSSYSSFSATSEEKEHAQASTLTASQQAIYLNSRDELFDRKPPAAAAAAAYEGSPRFAKAEAGVAAPLEAEVAPGFARTVSPYPAEPFRFPASPGPRQALMPPNLWSLRAKPGSARLPGEDARGQWRPLSVEDVGAYSYPAPAAGRASPCSFSERYYGSGGGSPGKKAEGRASPLYASYKADSFSEGDDLSQGHLAEPRFLRAGGDLSLSPGRAADPLPGYAPSPGDAERLGVQLCGPGGSPEPEHSPHSSRDSLEPSSMEASPEMHPAARLSPQPAFPRTGGSGLSRKDSLTKAQLYGTLLN
- the BEGAIN gene encoding brain-enriched guanylate kinase-associated protein isoform X3, which produces MPSPSDRASAADMEKLRLRSPWVPSCLGQPRILQGRLARSSPSLWDSALQEQKGELRKRLSYTTHKLEKLETEFDSTRHYLEIELRRAQEELEKVTEKLRRIQSNYMALQRINQELEDKLYRMGQHYEEEKRALSHEIVALNSHLLEAKVTIDKLSEDNELYRKDCNLAAQLLQCSQTYGRVHKVSELPSDFQERVSLHMEKHGCSLPSPLCHPAYADSVPTCVIAKVLEKPDPSSLSSRLSDASARDLAFREGVEKQGPRPPYKGDIYCSDTALYCPEERRRSRRPSVDAPVSDVGFLRAQNSTDSAAEDEEEAEAEAAAFPAGFRHEAFPGYAASLPTSSSYSSFSATSEEKEHAQASTLTASQQAIYLNSRDELFDRKPPAAAAAAAYEGSPRFAKAEAGVAAPLEAEVAPGFARTVSPYPAEPFRFPASPGPRQALMPPNLWSLRAKPGSARLPGEDARGQWRPLSVEDVGAYSYPAPAAGRASPCSFSERYYGSGGGSPGKKAEGRASPLYASYKADSFSEGDDLSQGHLAEPRFLRAGGDLSLSPGRAADPLPGYAPSPGDAERLGVQLCGPGGSPEPEHSPHSSRDSLEPSSMEASPEMHPAARLSPQPAFPRTGGSGLSRKDSLTKAQLYGTLLN